A genomic segment from Ciona intestinalis chromosome 10, KH, whole genome shotgun sequence encodes:
- the LOC100181509 gene encoding GDP-L-fucose synthase isoform X1, with the protein MGSDSETSVVLVTGGTGLVGQAIKYVVENGSGRKNEKWIFGSSKDADLTDLASTEAMFLKYKPTHVIHLAAKVGGLFGNLSANLEFLRKNIAINDNVLAMAHKTGVQNVVSCLSTCIFPDKTTYPINETMVHNGPPHDSNYGYSYAKRLIDILNRGYNNEHGRNYTSIIPTNVFGPEDNFNIQQGHVLPGLIHKIYLAKLEGKPFTVWGTGKPRRQFIYSRDLARLIIWVLREYKETEPIILSVGEENEVSIKEAAEQVAIAMDFKEGFLFDTDKADGQYKKTADNTKLRKYLPEFQFTPFAQALKETCDWFVENYHRARK; encoded by the exons atgGGTAGTGACTCTGAAACTTCTGTAGTGCTTGTTACTGGGGGCACAGGGCTTGTTGGGCAAGCAATCAAATATGTTGTGGAAAATGGGTCTGGTAGAAAGAATGAGAAATGGATTTTTGGCTCGAGCAAGGACGCAGACCTTACAGACCTTGCAAGCACCGAGGCAATGTTCTTGAAATATAAACCAACCCATGTTATACATCTCGCAGCAAAAGTGGGAGGACTTTTTGGAAATTTAAgt GCAAATCTAGAGTTTCTCCgaaaaaatattgcaataaaTGACAATGTGCTGGCAATGGCACACAAAACAGGGGTTCAGAATGTTGTATCTTGCCTCTCAACTTGTATATTTCCTGATAAAACAACATACCCCATCAATGAAACTATGGTGCATAATGGGCCACCACATGATTCTAATTATGGGTATAG CTATGCCAAGAGACTGATTGATATTCTTAACCGTGGTTACAACAACGAGCATGGTCGTAACTACACCTCTATTATTCCAACCAATGTGTTTGGTCCTGAAGATAACTTCAACATACAACAGGGCCATGTGTTACCTGGCCTTATTCACAAGATTTACTTGGCAAAGCTGGAAG GCAAACCCTTTACCGTTTGGGGAACGGGGAAACCACGAAGACAGTTCATCTACTCTCGTGATCTTGCACGTCTCATCATATGGGTCCTCCGGGAGTACAAGGAGACGGAACCTATCATCCTCTCAGTTGGTGAGGAGAATGAAGTGTCGATCAAAGAGGCGGCCGAACAAGTTGCCATAGCAATGGACTTTAAG GAGGGTTTTCTTTTTGACACAGATAAAGCTGATGGTCAATACAAGAAAACTGCCGACAACACTAAACTAAGGAAGTATCTTCCAGAGTTTCAATTCACCCCGTTCGCCCAAGCACTTAAAGAAACATGCGATTGGTTTGTTGAAAACTACCATCGTGCTAGAAAGTAA
- the LOC100181509 gene encoding GDP-L-fucose synthase isoform X2, translated as MGSDSETSVVLVTGGTGLVGQAIKYVVENGSGRKNEKWIFGSSKDADLTDLASTEAMFLKYKPTHVIHLAAKVGGLFGNLSANLEFLRKNIAINDNVLAMAHKTGVQNVVSCLSTCIFPDKTTYPINETMVHNGPPHDSNYGYSYAKRLIDILNRGYNNEHGRNYTSIIPTNVFGPEDNFNIQQGHVLPGLIHKIYLAKLEGKPFTVWGTGKPRRQFIYSRDLARLIIWVLREYKETEPIILSVGEENEVSIKEAAEQVAIAMDFKIKLMVNTRKLPTTLN; from the exons atgGGTAGTGACTCTGAAACTTCTGTAGTGCTTGTTACTGGGGGCACAGGGCTTGTTGGGCAAGCAATCAAATATGTTGTGGAAAATGGGTCTGGTAGAAAGAATGAGAAATGGATTTTTGGCTCGAGCAAGGACGCAGACCTTACAGACCTTGCAAGCACCGAGGCAATGTTCTTGAAATATAAACCAACCCATGTTATACATCTCGCAGCAAAAGTGGGAGGACTTTTTGGAAATTTAAgt GCAAATCTAGAGTTTCTCCgaaaaaatattgcaataaaTGACAATGTGCTGGCAATGGCACACAAAACAGGGGTTCAGAATGTTGTATCTTGCCTCTCAACTTGTATATTTCCTGATAAAACAACATACCCCATCAATGAAACTATGGTGCATAATGGGCCACCACATGATTCTAATTATGGGTATAG CTATGCCAAGAGACTGATTGATATTCTTAACCGTGGTTACAACAACGAGCATGGTCGTAACTACACCTCTATTATTCCAACCAATGTGTTTGGTCCTGAAGATAACTTCAACATACAACAGGGCCATGTGTTACCTGGCCTTATTCACAAGATTTACTTGGCAAAGCTGGAAG GCAAACCCTTTACCGTTTGGGGAACGGGGAAACCACGAAGACAGTTCATCTACTCTCGTGATCTTGCACGTCTCATCATATGGGTCCTCCGGGAGTACAAGGAGACGGAACCTATCATCCTCTCAGTTGGTGAGGAGAATGAAGTGTCGATCAAAGAGGCGGCCGAACAAGTTGCCATAGCAATGGACTTTAAG ATAAAGCTGATGGTCAATACAAGAAAACTGCCGACAACACTAAACTAA
- the LOC100181509 gene encoding GDP-L-fucose synthase isoform X3 → MFLKYKPTHVIHLAAKVGGLFGNLSANLEFLRKNIAINDNVLAMAHKTGVQNVVSCLSTCIFPDKTTYPINETMVHNGPPHDSNYGYSYAKRLIDILNRGYNNEHGRNYTSIIPTNVFGPEDNFNIQQGHVLPGLIHKIYLAKLEGKPFTVWGTGKPRRQFIYSRDLARLIIWVLREYKETEPIILSVGEENEVSIKEAAEQVAIAMDFKEGFLFDTDKADGQYKKTADNTKLRKYLPEFQFTPFAQALKETCDWFVENYHRARK, encoded by the exons ATGTTCTTGAAATATAAACCAACCCATGTTATACATCTCGCAGCAAAAGTGGGAGGACTTTTTGGAAATTTAAgt GCAAATCTAGAGTTTCTCCgaaaaaatattgcaataaaTGACAATGTGCTGGCAATGGCACACAAAACAGGGGTTCAGAATGTTGTATCTTGCCTCTCAACTTGTATATTTCCTGATAAAACAACATACCCCATCAATGAAACTATGGTGCATAATGGGCCACCACATGATTCTAATTATGGGTATAG CTATGCCAAGAGACTGATTGATATTCTTAACCGTGGTTACAACAACGAGCATGGTCGTAACTACACCTCTATTATTCCAACCAATGTGTTTGGTCCTGAAGATAACTTCAACATACAACAGGGCCATGTGTTACCTGGCCTTATTCACAAGATTTACTTGGCAAAGCTGGAAG GCAAACCCTTTACCGTTTGGGGAACGGGGAAACCACGAAGACAGTTCATCTACTCTCGTGATCTTGCACGTCTCATCATATGGGTCCTCCGGGAGTACAAGGAGACGGAACCTATCATCCTCTCAGTTGGTGAGGAGAATGAAGTGTCGATCAAAGAGGCGGCCGAACAAGTTGCCATAGCAATGGACTTTAAG GAGGGTTTTCTTTTTGACACAGATAAAGCTGATGGTCAATACAAGAAAACTGCCGACAACACTAAACTAAGGAAGTATCTTCCAGAGTTTCAATTCACCCCGTTCGCCCAAGCACTTAAAGAAACATGCGATTGGTTTGTTGAAAACTACCATCGTGCTAGAAAGTAA
- the LOC100179078 gene encoding tRNA pseudouridine(38/39) synthase translates to MKLLIHLVKLAPPTFARECCACFSTSSIHAKMQISPKKTNYDLQYLHNLNKDQLVYRILRLQRLVDSYHYTSSPVNVDGRDKVRVEHPNPDEIVSHLTSVRRIALKVLYLGWDYVGYAFTKSSLAFSKPESISNVVERVLLEALLRQQLITGVGSVLNFDRAGRTDRQVSGLSQVVSVNVRSNLNKGHGVWYPKVEGSDNVGNTKPETEYFEDGFPVSDTTLDDGELPYVSLLNQALPPDIRILAWSPVKKTFSPRYQCRSRTYRYAFVRGSMDIELMNEAAQKFVGRHDMRNFCKVSSENAYRTYVRTINSIKVEEFNQTNLPECDICVATISAESYVYKQIRRMMSILGRIGSGEIPPSTIDEMLDVEKNPKKPSFKSWTPLNLTLIDAEFDEEDVHWRWGEEALADTSTMLANAYSKHAGQAEVARYMYERVVSQIQDPGYRLGAVTTLNESCLPSTIGDDNKFSYSEHTLTIEEKQERYAKQKIKNRMKRGQYQYAATLHAQNKRK, encoded by the exons ATGAAACTGCTAATACATTTGGTAAAACTGGCGCCCCCCACATTTGCAAGAGAATGTTGTGCATGCTTTAGTACTTCTTCTATTCATGCCAAGATGCAAATTTCTCCTAAGAAAACCAACTACGACCTACAATACCTGCATAACTTGAATAAAGACCAGCTGGTATACAG aattctgaGACTCCAGCGGTTGGTTGATAGCTACCATTACACCTCTAGCCCTGTAAATGTGGACGGAAGAGACAAG GTACGAGTTGAACATCCTAACCCAGATGAAATAGTTTCTCATTTAACAAGTGTGCGTAGAATTGCGCTCAAAGTTTTGTATCTTGGTTGGGATTATGTTGGTTATGCATTCACCAAGTCTTCACTTGCCTTCA gcAAACCTGAGTCAATTTCAAATGTGGTGGAACGTGTTCTGTTGGAAGCCTTACTAAGGCAGCAACTGATAACTGGGGTTGGCTCCGTATTAAACTTTGACAGAGCTGGTCGAACTGATCGGCAAGTTAGCGGTTTATCTCAAGTGGTTTCTGTCAATGTTAGaagcaatttaaataaagg CCATGGTGTATGGTATCCTAAGGTGGAGGGAAGTGACAACGTTGGAAACACAAAACCCGAAACTGAATATTTTGAAGATGGATTCCC AGTAAGCGACACCACCCTTGATGACGGTGAACTTCCTTATGTTTCATTATTAAACCAAGCATTACCACCAGATATTCGAATTCTTGCTTGGTCACCtgtcaaaaaaacatttagtcCACGCTATCAGTGTCG GTCACGAACATACAGATATGCATTCGTACGTGGTAGTATGGATATTGAACTAATGAATGAAGCAGCTCAGAAGTTTGTTGGTCGTCATGATATGAGAAACTTCTGTAAGGTCTCAT CAGAGAATGCATACAGGACCTATGTTCGAACGATAAACTCTATCAAAGTAGAAGAGTTTAACCAAACCAATTTACCGGAATGTGACATTTGTGTTGCTACGATATCTGCTGAAAGTTATGTCTATAAACAG ATCCGACGTATGATGTCTATACTTGGTAGGATCGGATCAGGGGAAATCCCACCTTCTACTATAGATGAAATGCTGGATGTTGAAAAGAACCCGAAAAAACCTTCGTTCAAAAGCTGGACGCCACTTAATTTAACTTTGATTGATGCTGAATTTGACGAAGAAGATGTTCACTGGCGCTGGGGAGAAGAAGCTTTAGCTGACACTTCTACAATGCTTGCCAACGCATACAGCAAACATGCCGGACAAGCTGAAGTAGCTCGATACATGTATGAGCGTGTGGTATCTCAGATTCAGGACCCAGGGTATAGACTTGGAGCTGTGACTACCTTGAATGAAAGTTGTTTACCCTCTACTATTGGTGATGATAATAAGTTCAGTTACTCTGAACATACTTTAACAATTGAGGAAAAACAAGAAAGGTATGCaaagcaaaaaattaaaaacagaatgaagCGAGGTCAGTACCAGTATGCTGCTACACTGCATGCgcaaaataaaagaaagtaa
- the LOC108949819 gene encoding zonadhesin-like isoform X1, whose product MLWNTLCFTVFCFLHQAIGQADKTCPSGYTTFTDGSKCYKLVTKNENYDGAARVCGKDGARVAMPKSDTATSFMLDIVKRTVPDKRVLSGQLQIGAKYTDGNYKWEGGKEFTYTNWRNSQPRHGKNCVAMLVSNGKWRTKTCRRTSAFFCQYGLNSCEDDPCLNGGTCIPQNNDFTCVCPPSVKGDRCEIASACLTKNKCKNNGTCYEIEDGKTGCKCKPEFTGRTCNKQKKHHCGAKGDPHYHTFDGTKIDFMGTCNYVLLNTTCPKVEHIFFEVENSDMGRPGISWFLQGKVQFQGITVNIGRGGTFKVDGEKINLPYENQTTGLRIFPKGSTFRIVTSFNLEIKYNGRYNIDIYLPCEYQNCTEGLCGDLNGDPSDDLKGLEEHEFGNLWLIEGGKPGCQAGKKQNTCPATSYDTGECNCDILSEKNDCFAECHKVLDPQKFINDCNFDMCAYNGTQQSLPGILDTYAAQCRLLGAKVCDWRTKCGFGLVCPTNSKATTCLSECENSCNSPNAAQGCINAAPCVEGCQCDPGFVKAGTECVPLRDCGCQSNGRYYKSGEFFYKVGCTELCECIKQNIYCEPVSCADTEQCTVDSKGVLGCSPKQFSSCKVWGEGFYSTYDQLPTYEQFRFAGTCRYCLSQSANLVVSDPRWFKISISHLVVEESGSRIVMRSAEVEFGGRVPMSVSFQFDGTTKVNHQVVTGYTSAMCEVKPEGKFTTLYIKHSGVIVKFYKGTVMVTVPSSYSGELDCLCANSNGDSSDDITNANGDVITDINAFGMRNQIGTCDDATPQPKRDCAQESQFGSNDMCGVISEPEGSLSACHDHIHPDVFVGNCVSDVCASNGNNKALVEAVDEYATECQKTNQLDCNWHQSLTTVVFDCPENSNYDGCAPGCQNTCQDPYATDSCDLPITSGCKCNFGYVLDGTECILPEKCGCTLKDGSYVSLGTTRITHHCEQECKCERPNEYVCTDDPCKDGYVCEERESGLSQCIPGPDYTTTPAPTTAIPEPVSCQSAMVVDLVFVVDTSSSVGEDNFDLVKKFISDTIDFYDIGPDTMQVGM is encoded by the exons ATGCTGTGGAATACTCTGTGTTTCACCGTTTTCTGTTTTCTTCACCAAGCTATTGGACAAG CAGACAAGACTTGTCCTTCGGGTTACACTACGTTCACCGATGGTAGCAAATGCTACAAACTTGTAACTAAGAATGAGAACTATGATGGGGCTGCGAGGGTTTGTGGGAAAGATGGCGCACGAGTTGCAATG CCGAAGAGCGACACAGCAACAAGTTTCATGCTTGATATCGTGAAAAGAACCGTTCCCGATAAGAGAGTTCTCAGCGGCCAATTGCAAATCG GTGCAAAGTACACCGATGGGAATTACAAATGGGAAGGGGGGAAAGAATTCACTTACACCAATTGGAGGAATTCACAACCCAGACATGGAAAAAATTGCGTAGCTATGCTGGTATCCAATGGAAAATGGAGAACCAAAACTTGCCGGAGAACGTCGGCGTTTTTCTGTCAATACG GTTTAAATTCATGTGAGGATGACCCTTGTCTTAACGGTGGAACTTGCATTCCCCAAAACAATGACTTCACGTGTGTTTGCCCACCCTCGGTGAAAGGAGATCGTTGCGAAATAG ctTCCGCGTGTTTGACtaaaaacaaatgcaaaaacaaCGGAACCTGCTACGAAATTGAAGACGGTAAAACAGGATGCAAATGTAAACCTGAATTTACTGGCAGGACATGTA ATAAGCAGAAGAAACATCATTGTGGTGCCAAAGGCGACCCACATTATCACACGTTTGATGGAACTAAAATAGATTTCATGGGCACATGTAACTATGTGTTACTTAACACCACATGTCCAAAGGTGGAACATATATTCTTTGAG GTCGAAAACTCTGACATGGGCAGACCTGGTATTTCTTGGTTTCTGCAAGGCAAAGTTCAGTTTCAAGGCATCACTGTTAACATTGGTAGAGGTGGAACTTTTAAG GTGGATggagaaaaaataaatctgcCCTATGAGAATCAGACAACAGGACTCCGTATTTTCCCAAAAGGATCAACATTTCGAATTGTCACTTCGTTCAATCttgaaattaaatacaacGGACGTTACAATATTGATATTTATCTACCTTGTGAATATCAAAATTGCACAGAAG GTCTTTGTGGTGATTTGAATGGAGACCCTTCTGATGACTTGAAGGGATTAGAAGAACATGAGTTTGGAAACTTGTGGTTGATTGAGGGTGGCAAGCCTGG ttgtcaAGCgggaaaaaagcaaaacactTGCCCAGCAACCTCGTATGACACTGGTGAATGTAATTGTGACATATTATCAGAGAAAAATGATTGTTTTGCTGAATGCCATAAAGTGCTTGATCCTCAGAAGTTTATCAAT GATTGCAATTTTGATATGTGTGCGTACAATGGCACCCAACAAAGTTTGCCAGGAATATTGGATACATATGCAGCTCAGTGTAGATTGTTGGGTGCCAAAGTTTGTGACTGGAGGACCAAGTGTGGATTTG GATTGGTGTGCCCCACAAATTCAAAAGCCACCACTTGTTTAAGTGAGTGTGAAAACAGTTGTAACAGCCCAAATGCAGCTCAAGGATGTATCAATGCAGCACCATGTGTTGAAG GCTGCCAGTGTGACCCTGGGTTTGTTAAAGCTGGGACTGAGTGCGTTCCTCTTAGAGATTGTGGATGTCAGAGCAATGGACGTTATTATAAG tCAGGGGAATTCTTTTACAAGGTGGGATGTACCGAGTTATGTGAATgcatcaaacaaaacatttactGTGAACCAGTTAGTTGTGCAGACACTGAACAATGTACTGTTGATTCAAAGGGAGTTCTTGGTTGTTCTCCCAAGC aGTTTTCCAGCTGCAAAGTTTGGGGTGAAGGTTTCTATTCAACATATGACCAGTTGCCGACATACGAGCAGTTTAGGTTTGCCGGTACTTGCAGATACTGTTTAAGTCAAAGTGCTAACCTCGTGGTTAGCGACCCAAGGTGGTTTAAAATTTCCATTAGCCACTTGGTGGTAGAAGAAAGTGGAAGTCGTATTGTGATGCGATCGGCAGAAGTTGAGTTTGGGGGACGTGTACCAATGTCTGTGAGCTTCCAATTTGATGGAACAACTAAG GTTAACCATCAAGTTGTTACTGGCTACACATCTGCTATGTGTGAAGTAAAACCTGAAGGAAAATTCACCACACTGTATATAAAGCACAGTGGAGTAATTGTGAAGTTTTACAAAGGAACTGTTATGGTAACTGTGCCATCCAGCTACAGTGGAGAG CTTGACTGTCTTTGTGCAAACTCAAATGGAGATTCAagtgatgacatcacaaatgctaatggtgatgtcataactgaTATCAATGCATTTGGAATGAGGAACCAGATTGGAACTTGCGATGATGCTACACCTCAACCTAAGCGAGATTGTGCACAAGAAAGTCAATT TGGTAGTAATGATATGTGCGGAGTGATCAGCGAGCCAGAAGGTTCATTATCAGCATGCCATGATCATATACACCCTGATGTCTTCGTGGGAAACTGTGTATCGGATGTTTGTGCGAGCAATGGAAATAACAAAGCTTTAGTTGAG GCAGTAGATGAGTATGCCACAGAATGTCAGAAAACGAACCAACTAGATTGTAACTGGCATCAAAGCTTAACCACAGTAGTGTTTGATTGCCCTGAGAATAGTAATTATGATGGGTGTGCTCCAGGGTGCCAGAACACTTGCCAAGACCCTTATGCAACTGACAG ttgtgATTTGCCAATTACATCTGGCTGCAAATGTAACTTTGGTTATGTACTTGATGGAACTGAATGCATTTTACCTGAAAAATGTGGCTGCACTCTTAAAGATGGCTCTTATGTCTCATTGG GTACAACTAGAATAACTCACCACTGTGAGCAAGAATGCAAATGTGAGAGGCCAAACGAATATGTTTGTACTGATGACCCTTGTAAAGATGGTTACGTATGTGAAGAAAGGGAAAGTGGTTTATCTCAGTGTATTCCTGGCCCGGACT ATACTACTACACCTGCCCCAACTACTGCAATACCTGAACCAG TTTCCTGTCAGTCAGCTATGGTTGTTGACTTGGTGTTTGTGGTTGATACAAGTTCCTCTGTTGGTGAGGACAACTTTGACTTGGTGAAAAAATTCATTTCTGATACTATTGACTTTTATGACATTGGGCCTGACACTATGCAAGTTGGTATGTGA
- the LOC108949819 gene encoding zonadhesin-like isoform X2 — MLWNTLCFTVFCFLHQAIGQDKTCPSGYTTFTDGSKCYKLVTKNENYDGAARVCGKDGARVAMPKSDTATSFMLDIVKRTVPDKRVLSGQLQIGAKYTDGNYKWEGGKEFTYTNWRNSQPRHGKNCVAMLVSNGKWRTKTCRRTSAFFCQYGLNSCEDDPCLNGGTCIPQNNDFTCVCPPSVKGDRCEIASACLTKNKCKNNGTCYEIEDGKTGCKCKPEFTGRTCNKQKKHHCGAKGDPHYHTFDGTKIDFMGTCNYVLLNTTCPKVEHIFFEVENSDMGRPGISWFLQGKVQFQGITVNIGRGGTFKVDGEKINLPYENQTTGLRIFPKGSTFRIVTSFNLEIKYNGRYNIDIYLPCEYQNCTEGLCGDLNGDPSDDLKGLEEHEFGNLWLIEGGKPGCQAGKKQNTCPATSYDTGECNCDILSEKNDCFAECHKVLDPQKFINDCNFDMCAYNGTQQSLPGILDTYAAQCRLLGAKVCDWRTKCGFGLVCPTNSKATTCLSECENSCNSPNAAQGCINAAPCVEGCQCDPGFVKAGTECVPLRDCGCQSNGRYYKSGEFFYKVGCTELCECIKQNIYCEPVSCADTEQCTVDSKGVLGCSPKQFSSCKVWGEGFYSTYDQLPTYEQFRFAGTCRYCLSQSANLVVSDPRWFKISISHLVVEESGSRIVMRSAEVEFGGRVPMSVSFQFDGTTKVNHQVVTGYTSAMCEVKPEGKFTTLYIKHSGVIVKFYKGTVMVTVPSSYSGELDCLCANSNGDSSDDITNANGDVITDINAFGMRNQIGTCDDATPQPKRDCAQESQFGSNDMCGVISEPEGSLSACHDHIHPDVFVGNCVSDVCASNGNNKALVEAVDEYATECQKTNQLDCNWHQSLTTVVFDCPENSNYDGCAPGCQNTCQDPYATDSCDLPITSGCKCNFGYVLDGTECILPEKCGCTLKDGSYVSLGTTRITHHCEQECKCERPNEYVCTDDPCKDGYVCEERESGLSQCIPGPDYTTTPAPTTAIPEPVSCQSAMVVDLVFVVDTSSSVGEDNFDLVKKFISDTIDFYDIGPDTMQVGM, encoded by the exons ATGCTGTGGAATACTCTGTGTTTCACCGTTTTCTGTTTTCTTCACCAAGCTATTGGACAAG ACAAGACTTGTCCTTCGGGTTACACTACGTTCACCGATGGTAGCAAATGCTACAAACTTGTAACTAAGAATGAGAACTATGATGGGGCTGCGAGGGTTTGTGGGAAAGATGGCGCACGAGTTGCAATG CCGAAGAGCGACACAGCAACAAGTTTCATGCTTGATATCGTGAAAAGAACCGTTCCCGATAAGAGAGTTCTCAGCGGCCAATTGCAAATCG GTGCAAAGTACACCGATGGGAATTACAAATGGGAAGGGGGGAAAGAATTCACTTACACCAATTGGAGGAATTCACAACCCAGACATGGAAAAAATTGCGTAGCTATGCTGGTATCCAATGGAAAATGGAGAACCAAAACTTGCCGGAGAACGTCGGCGTTTTTCTGTCAATACG GTTTAAATTCATGTGAGGATGACCCTTGTCTTAACGGTGGAACTTGCATTCCCCAAAACAATGACTTCACGTGTGTTTGCCCACCCTCGGTGAAAGGAGATCGTTGCGAAATAG ctTCCGCGTGTTTGACtaaaaacaaatgcaaaaacaaCGGAACCTGCTACGAAATTGAAGACGGTAAAACAGGATGCAAATGTAAACCTGAATTTACTGGCAGGACATGTA ATAAGCAGAAGAAACATCATTGTGGTGCCAAAGGCGACCCACATTATCACACGTTTGATGGAACTAAAATAGATTTCATGGGCACATGTAACTATGTGTTACTTAACACCACATGTCCAAAGGTGGAACATATATTCTTTGAG GTCGAAAACTCTGACATGGGCAGACCTGGTATTTCTTGGTTTCTGCAAGGCAAAGTTCAGTTTCAAGGCATCACTGTTAACATTGGTAGAGGTGGAACTTTTAAG GTGGATggagaaaaaataaatctgcCCTATGAGAATCAGACAACAGGACTCCGTATTTTCCCAAAAGGATCAACATTTCGAATTGTCACTTCGTTCAATCttgaaattaaatacaacGGACGTTACAATATTGATATTTATCTACCTTGTGAATATCAAAATTGCACAGAAG GTCTTTGTGGTGATTTGAATGGAGACCCTTCTGATGACTTGAAGGGATTAGAAGAACATGAGTTTGGAAACTTGTGGTTGATTGAGGGTGGCAAGCCTGG ttgtcaAGCgggaaaaaagcaaaacactTGCCCAGCAACCTCGTATGACACTGGTGAATGTAATTGTGACATATTATCAGAGAAAAATGATTGTTTTGCTGAATGCCATAAAGTGCTTGATCCTCAGAAGTTTATCAAT GATTGCAATTTTGATATGTGTGCGTACAATGGCACCCAACAAAGTTTGCCAGGAATATTGGATACATATGCAGCTCAGTGTAGATTGTTGGGTGCCAAAGTTTGTGACTGGAGGACCAAGTGTGGATTTG GATTGGTGTGCCCCACAAATTCAAAAGCCACCACTTGTTTAAGTGAGTGTGAAAACAGTTGTAACAGCCCAAATGCAGCTCAAGGATGTATCAATGCAGCACCATGTGTTGAAG GCTGCCAGTGTGACCCTGGGTTTGTTAAAGCTGGGACTGAGTGCGTTCCTCTTAGAGATTGTGGATGTCAGAGCAATGGACGTTATTATAAG tCAGGGGAATTCTTTTACAAGGTGGGATGTACCGAGTTATGTGAATgcatcaaacaaaacatttactGTGAACCAGTTAGTTGTGCAGACACTGAACAATGTACTGTTGATTCAAAGGGAGTTCTTGGTTGTTCTCCCAAGC aGTTTTCCAGCTGCAAAGTTTGGGGTGAAGGTTTCTATTCAACATATGACCAGTTGCCGACATACGAGCAGTTTAGGTTTGCCGGTACTTGCAGATACTGTTTAAGTCAAAGTGCTAACCTCGTGGTTAGCGACCCAAGGTGGTTTAAAATTTCCATTAGCCACTTGGTGGTAGAAGAAAGTGGAAGTCGTATTGTGATGCGATCGGCAGAAGTTGAGTTTGGGGGACGTGTACCAATGTCTGTGAGCTTCCAATTTGATGGAACAACTAAG GTTAACCATCAAGTTGTTACTGGCTACACATCTGCTATGTGTGAAGTAAAACCTGAAGGAAAATTCACCACACTGTATATAAAGCACAGTGGAGTAATTGTGAAGTTTTACAAAGGAACTGTTATGGTAACTGTGCCATCCAGCTACAGTGGAGAG CTTGACTGTCTTTGTGCAAACTCAAATGGAGATTCAagtgatgacatcacaaatgctaatggtgatgtcataactgaTATCAATGCATTTGGAATGAGGAACCAGATTGGAACTTGCGATGATGCTACACCTCAACCTAAGCGAGATTGTGCACAAGAAAGTCAATT TGGTAGTAATGATATGTGCGGAGTGATCAGCGAGCCAGAAGGTTCATTATCAGCATGCCATGATCATATACACCCTGATGTCTTCGTGGGAAACTGTGTATCGGATGTTTGTGCGAGCAATGGAAATAACAAAGCTTTAGTTGAG GCAGTAGATGAGTATGCCACAGAATGTCAGAAAACGAACCAACTAGATTGTAACTGGCATCAAAGCTTAACCACAGTAGTGTTTGATTGCCCTGAGAATAGTAATTATGATGGGTGTGCTCCAGGGTGCCAGAACACTTGCCAAGACCCTTATGCAACTGACAG ttgtgATTTGCCAATTACATCTGGCTGCAAATGTAACTTTGGTTATGTACTTGATGGAACTGAATGCATTTTACCTGAAAAATGTGGCTGCACTCTTAAAGATGGCTCTTATGTCTCATTGG GTACAACTAGAATAACTCACCACTGTGAGCAAGAATGCAAATGTGAGAGGCCAAACGAATATGTTTGTACTGATGACCCTTGTAAAGATGGTTACGTATGTGAAGAAAGGGAAAGTGGTTTATCTCAGTGTATTCCTGGCCCGGACT ATACTACTACACCTGCCCCAACTACTGCAATACCTGAACCAG TTTCCTGTCAGTCAGCTATGGTTGTTGACTTGGTGTTTGTGGTTGATACAAGTTCCTCTGTTGGTGAGGACAACTTTGACTTGGTGAAAAAATTCATTTCTGATACTATTGACTTTTATGACATTGGGCCTGACACTATGCAAGTTGGTATGTGA